A genome region from Streptomyces sp. NBC_01296 includes the following:
- the treZ gene encoding malto-oligosyltrehalose trehalohydrolase codes for MQFEVWAPLTDRVALRVGDATYEMARDPDRAGWWLAEAPAADGDRYGFLLGVAPGEGIVRPDPRGRRLPDGPDGLSAVVDFEPLTPQAPAPGTRLQDAVLYELHIGTFTPEGTFDAAAARLGHLTALGVTHVELMPVCPFPGRHGWGYDGVAPWAVHEPYGGPAGLARFVDAAHAAGLGVVLDVVHNHLGPSGNHLPAFGPYFTDTHHTPWGAAVNLDAAGSDEVRAYLLDSALAWLRDYRIDGLRLDAVHALADGRALTFLEELSAAVDELAAESGRPLFLIAESDRCDPRTTAPRAAGGLGLHAQWNDDFHHALHCALTGESQAYYADFAGAPLAALAKTMTRAFFHDGTWSSFRGRSHGRPVDRRRTPAHRFVGYTQTHDQIGNRALGDRLAGSLSPGLLACGATLALTGPFVPMLFMGEEWAAGTPWQYFTDHPDPELAEAVRSGRRREFAAHGWKAEELPDPQDPATRDRSCLDWAEPERAPHDRLLAWYRTLVTLRRTHPDLRDPDLAAVRVAYDEERRWVTFRRGEVRAAVNLSPEPVTIALGRNGVRVLASWEPVDHPGPDGRVHVPGESAVLLGP; via the coding sequence GTGCAGTTCGAGGTGTGGGCACCGCTGACAGACCGGGTCGCGCTGCGGGTCGGCGACGCGACGTACGAGATGGCACGCGATCCGGACCGGGCCGGCTGGTGGCTCGCCGAGGCGCCGGCCGCCGACGGGGACCGGTACGGATTCCTGCTGGGCGTGGCCCCCGGGGAGGGGATCGTACGGCCCGACCCGCGCGGGCGGCGGCTGCCGGACGGGCCCGACGGCCTCTCGGCGGTGGTGGATTTCGAGCCGCTCACCCCGCAGGCCCCGGCGCCCGGGACGCGGCTCCAGGACGCGGTCCTCTACGAGCTGCACATCGGCACGTTCACCCCCGAGGGCACCTTCGACGCGGCCGCCGCCCGCCTCGGGCACCTCACCGCGCTCGGGGTCACGCACGTGGAGCTGATGCCGGTCTGCCCGTTTCCCGGCCGGCACGGGTGGGGGTACGACGGGGTCGCGCCGTGGGCGGTGCACGAGCCGTACGGCGGCCCGGCCGGGCTGGCCCGGTTCGTGGACGCGGCCCACGCGGCCGGGCTCGGGGTGGTGCTGGACGTGGTCCACAACCACCTGGGCCCCTCCGGCAACCACCTCCCGGCCTTCGGCCCGTACTTCACGGACACCCACCACACCCCGTGGGGCGCGGCGGTCAACCTGGACGCGGCCGGCTCCGACGAGGTGCGCGCCTACCTCCTGGACAGCGCCCTGGCCTGGCTGCGGGACTACCGGATCGACGGGCTCCGGCTGGACGCCGTGCACGCGCTCGCCGACGGCCGGGCGCTGACCTTCCTGGAGGAGCTGTCCGCGGCCGTGGACGAGCTCGCCGCCGAGAGCGGCCGCCCGCTGTTCCTGATCGCGGAGTCCGACCGGTGCGATCCGCGCACCACGGCCCCGCGCGCCGCCGGGGGCCTGGGCCTGCACGCCCAGTGGAACGACGACTTCCACCACGCCCTGCACTGTGCGCTGACCGGTGAGTCCCAGGCGTACTACGCCGATTTCGCCGGGGCGCCGCTCGCCGCCCTGGCCAAGACCATGACCCGGGCCTTCTTCCACGACGGCACCTGGTCCTCGTTCCGGGGCCGCAGCCACGGCCGCCCGGTGGACCGGCGCCGCACGCCCGCGCACCGCTTCGTCGGCTACACGCAGACCCACGACCAGATCGGCAACCGGGCCCTCGGCGACCGGCTCGCGGGCTCGCTCTCCCCCGGCTTGCTGGCCTGCGGTGCGACGCTGGCGCTGACCGGGCCGTTCGTACCGATGCTGTTCATGGGCGAGGAGTGGGCCGCGGGCACGCCGTGGCAGTACTTCACCGACCATCCGGACCCGGAGCTCGCCGAGGCGGTACGGTCCGGCCGGCGGCGGGAGTTCGCGGCGCACGGCTGGAAGGCCGAGGAACTCCCGGATCCGCAGGACCCGGCCACCCGGGACCGCTCGTGCCTGGACTGGGCGGAGCCGGAGCGCGCCCCGCACGACCGGCTGCTGGCCTGGTACCGGACCCTGGTCACCCTCCGGCGCACCCACCCGGACCTGCGGGACCCGGACCTGGCGGCGGTCCGTGTGGCGTACGACGAGGAGCGCCGCTGGGTGACGTTCCGGCGGGGCGAGGTACGCGCGGCCGTGAACCTCTCCCCCGAGCCGGTGACCATCGCCCTCGGCCGCAACGGGGTCCGGGTCCTGGCTTCCTGGGAACCCGTCGACCACCCGGGCCCGGACGGCCGCGTCCACGTACCGGGCGAGTCGGCGGTGCTGCTGGGGCCGTAA
- a CDS encoding alpha/beta fold hydrolase, giving the protein MAIAHRRIGTGPVRVIVLHDWFGTSANWGSVLDYFDPEAFSYAFLDYRGYGDRRDVAGRHTVPEIADDVLALADEIGWDTFSLMGHSMGGKAMQQVLVRAPERIEKLIGINPVPAGPYEMDDATHALFYGAADSAENRRTILDLVTGHRASRHWLDRMIAHSLAVSRPEAFAAYLASWQPLDLSAAVKGSTVPVLVLVGEYDLALTPEVMRATWQVSYPNCRVHPVPGAGHYPPHETPVAFAAAVEAFLRG; this is encoded by the coding sequence ATGGCCATCGCCCACCGCAGGATCGGCACCGGCCCCGTCCGCGTCATCGTGCTGCACGACTGGTTCGGCACCTCCGCCAACTGGGGCTCCGTACTGGACTACTTCGACCCCGAGGCGTTCTCGTACGCCTTCCTCGACTACCGCGGCTACGGCGACCGCAGGGACGTCGCCGGCCGCCACACCGTCCCCGAGATCGCCGACGACGTGCTCGCGCTCGCCGACGAGATCGGCTGGGACACCTTCTCCCTCATGGGCCACTCCATGGGCGGCAAGGCGATGCAGCAGGTCCTGGTCCGGGCCCCCGAGCGGATCGAGAAGCTGATCGGGATCAACCCGGTCCCCGCCGGCCCCTACGAGATGGACGACGCCACCCACGCCCTCTTTTACGGCGCCGCCGACAGCGCCGAGAACCGGCGGACCATCCTCGACCTCGTCACGGGCCACCGCGCGAGCCGCCACTGGCTGGACCGGATGATCGCGCACTCCCTCGCCGTCTCCCGACCGGAGGCCTTCGCCGCGTACCTCGCGAGCTGGCAGCCGCTGGACCTGTCCGCCGCCGTGAAGGGCAGTACGGTCCCGGTGCTGGTCCTCGTCGGGGAGTACGACCTCGCCCTCACCCCGGAGGTGATGCGGGCCACCTGGCAGGTCTCGTACCCCAACTGCCGGGTCCACCCCGTCCCCGGTGCCGGTCACTACCCGCCGCACGAGACCCCGGTCGCCTTCGCCGCCGCGGTGGAGGCGTTCCTGCGGGGGTAG
- a CDS encoding LysR family transcriptional regulator, translating to MDPHLLRTFVTVARLSSFSAAARELGYTQSAVSQHIAALEGDLRAELLTRRPVEPTPAGVRLLEHAGPLLLRLDAARADVLRLAAAPPGQVTLAASPLCVGPRLLAALPATGVALRVLPAAEVPAAVATGGCDLGLVDGLAAPSDPLRLPDVAPLTVTGVGEEELAVLLPAGHPFAGRAALRLDDLADARWIDAPGAAPLPAAVRTAPALRYDGTDLHALCALAAAGHGLVLLPRRMAEAAGAGVAVPLSDPRLVHRTELLAPGTPPPAAAALAARLTPSR from the coding sequence ATGGATCCGCACCTGCTCCGCACCTTCGTCACCGTCGCCCGGCTGTCCTCCTTCTCCGCCGCCGCCCGTGAGCTCGGCTACACCCAGTCCGCCGTCTCCCAGCACATCGCCGCCCTCGAGGGCGACCTGCGCGCCGAGCTCCTCACCCGGCGGCCCGTGGAGCCGACCCCGGCCGGGGTGCGGCTGCTGGAGCACGCCGGTCCGCTGCTGCTGCGGCTCGACGCGGCCCGGGCCGATGTGCTGCGGCTGGCCGCCGCGCCGCCCGGGCAGGTCACCCTCGCCGCGTCCCCGCTCTGCGTCGGACCCCGGCTGCTGGCCGCGCTGCCGGCCACCGGGGTGGCGCTGCGGGTGCTGCCGGCCGCCGAGGTGCCGGCCGCCGTCGCCACCGGCGGCTGCGACCTCGGCCTGGTCGACGGCCTCGCCGCGCCCAGCGACCCGCTGCGGCTGCCCGACGTGGCCCCGCTCACCGTGACCGGCGTCGGCGAGGAGGAGCTCGCCGTACTGCTCCCGGCCGGGCACCCGTTCGCCGGCCGGGCCGCGCTCCGGCTGGACGACCTCGCCGACGCCCGCTGGATCGACGCCCCCGGCGCGGCGCCGCTGCCCGCCGCCGTCCGGACCGCTCCGGCCCTGCGCTACGACGGCACCGACCTGCACGCCCTGTGCGCCCTCGCCGCCGCCGGGCACGGCCTGGTCCTGCTGCCGCGCCGGATGGCCGAGGCAGCCGGGGCCGGGGTCGCCGTACCGCTGTCCGACCCGCGCCTGGTGCACCGTACGGAACTCCTCGCCCCCGGCACCCCGCCCCCCGCGGCCGCCGCCCTCGCCGCCCGCCTCACCCCGTCCCGGTAA
- a CDS encoding M14 family zinc carboxypeptidase produces MTLLRDMCYPTPSELALAARALADEHPGRARLRRAGTSRGGRPLWLLSALPSGRPQGAGVLVVAGAHANEPVGGATALALARRVLHEPAIRAGRGWHFLLCADPDGAALHRTPRPYSLLDYHRNFFRPPGPEQPEWAPSLLPPDRLPPETLALTALIDELRPVLQVSLHGTDLGGSWVQLTRDIPGLAEPFAKSAAELRIPVETGASDAAGWPSPGPGIFVMPQPGADAAGAFHPEDTRLSTWYHAHRYAGTTAIVEVPMWASDLVDDPAPHPDPRGALRLLAGRLTADAALVARVRDRVPGAPEPGGGHGAGIGADPGAAALLRAVDWTLALIPRITVEWTGPGAPAEATAASIGSIDAFGRRLSLRAAAMLLRVLRAQGHPAAPGLDRLVTGWCEEFAARFQARRVPVAHQVEHQTRTVLATYERLVAAGTVNA; encoded by the coding sequence GTGACCCTCCTCCGAGACATGTGTTACCCCACACCGTCCGAGCTCGCGCTGGCCGCCCGCGCGCTGGCGGACGAGCACCCCGGCCGGGCCCGGCTCCGCCGGGCCGGCACCTCCCGGGGCGGCCGGCCCCTGTGGCTGCTCTCCGCCCTGCCGAGCGGCCGCCCGCAGGGCGCGGGCGTGCTCGTCGTCGCCGGGGCCCACGCCAACGAGCCCGTCGGCGGTGCCACCGCGCTGGCGCTGGCCCGGCGCGTCCTCCACGAGCCGGCGATCCGCGCCGGGCGGGGCTGGCACTTCCTGCTGTGCGCCGATCCCGACGGGGCGGCCCTGCACCGCACACCCCGCCCGTACTCCCTGCTCGACTACCACCGGAACTTCTTCCGGCCGCCCGGTCCGGAACAGCCCGAGTGGGCGCCGTCTTTACTGCCTCCGGACCGGCTCCCGCCCGAGACCCTGGCCCTGACGGCCCTCATCGACGAGCTGCGGCCCGTCCTCCAGGTCTCGCTCCACGGCACGGACCTCGGCGGGTCCTGGGTGCAGCTCACCCGGGACATACCGGGCCTCGCGGAGCCGTTCGCCAAATCGGCCGCCGAGCTGCGGATCCCGGTGGAGACCGGGGCCTCGGACGCGGCCGGCTGGCCCTCCCCCGGGCCCGGGATCTTCGTGATGCCGCAGCCCGGGGCGGACGCCGCCGGGGCGTTCCACCCGGAGGACACCCGGCTCAGCACCTGGTACCACGCCCACCGGTACGCCGGCACCACCGCCATCGTCGAAGTCCCGATGTGGGCCTCGGACCTGGTCGACGACCCCGCCCCGCATCCGGACCCGCGCGGCGCCCTGCGGCTCCTGGCGGGGCGGCTCACCGCGGACGCCGCGCTCGTGGCCCGCGTACGGGACCGGGTGCCCGGTGCCCCGGAGCCCGGCGGGGGCCACGGCGCGGGCATCGGCGCGGACCCCGGTGCGGCCGCGCTGCTGCGCGCCGTCGACTGGACGCTCGCCCTGATCCCCCGGATCACCGTGGAGTGGACCGGCCCCGGGGCGCCCGCCGAGGCCACGGCGGCCTCCATCGGCAGCATCGACGCCTTCGGGCGCCGCCTGTCGCTGCGCGCCGCCGCGATGCTGCTGCGGGTGCTGCGGGCTCAGGGCCACCCGGCGGCGCCCGGGCTGGACCGGCTCGTCACCGGCTGGTGCGAGGAGTTCGCCGCCCGGTTCCAGGCACGCCGGGTCCCGGTGGCCCACCAGGTCGAGCACCAGACCCGTACCGTCCTGGCGACCTACGAACGGCTCGTGGCGGCCGGGACGGTCAATGCGTAG
- the treY gene encoding malto-oligosyltrehalose synthase, translating to MSQPYPHSQTESDVLAAVTPAPPAAPSAAVPSSTYRLQLRPEFPFAAAEAAVPYLASLGVSHLHLSPVLEAVPGSAHGYDVTDHSAVRAELGGEPGLRALAAAARGHGLGLVLDIVPNHMAVPSPLRLNRPLWEVLREGPRSPYARWFDIDWEAGGGQMLLPVLPGPPEPGAFTVDRDGGVLRHGELEFPLREGTAGLAAPELLAAQWYRPAWWREARTGLNYRRFFTISELIGVRVEDPDVFAATHAKVLELVRDGVAGGLRIDHVDGLADPEGYLRRLRAAVGGGCWVVVEKILARQERLPPGWPVAGTTGYDALRRVDGVFTDPAGAPELTRRYLEFTGTPDWERTARACAREVLTGDLAAELAALERAAGPELAAGVREVLIAYPVYRPYPGEPELDPQALAEAAAPAGPGAVAGVRDLVLRDPAFSARFAQTSAALRAKSLEDRAFYRHAPLLSATEVGGDPGQPALPPAEFHAYCAALDRDWPGSGTVLSTHDTKRSADVRARISALSQAPELMGRPAGPDPQLAWVARQTALGLGEVPERTERLVQALLKAVREAALHTSWTDQDPAYEASVAGYVPDPEEPADPAELAELAGAARANLLGMTLLHLAMPGVPEVYQGAETEYRALVDPDNRRPARFPREALARLDAGAAPQGQAQEKLALTAALLRLRRDRPELFTGYAPLAARGPAAEHCLAFARPAGLVAAATRLSYRLAAAGGWRDTALALPPGRWTALLDRGASYEGEVRLADLLSARPVAVLLRDGGPGDE from the coding sequence ATGAGCCAGCCGTATCCGCACAGCCAAACGGAATCTGATGTTCTGGCAGCTGTCACCCCAGCTCCACCTGCGGCCCCGTCAGCTGCGGTCCCGTCGTCGACGTACCGCCTCCAACTGCGACCGGAGTTCCCCTTCGCGGCGGCCGAGGCGGCCGTACCGTACCTCGCCTCGCTCGGCGTGTCGCACCTGCACCTCTCGCCGGTGCTGGAGGCGGTCCCGGGCTCGGCGCACGGGTACGACGTCACCGACCACTCCGCGGTGCGGGCCGAGCTCGGCGGCGAGCCGGGGCTGCGGGCGCTGGCCGCGGCCGCCCGGGGGCACGGGCTCGGCCTGGTGCTGGACATCGTGCCGAACCACATGGCGGTGCCGTCCCCGCTGCGGCTGAACCGGCCCCTGTGGGAGGTGCTGCGGGAGGGTCCGCGGTCGCCGTACGCCCGCTGGTTCGACATCGACTGGGAGGCGGGCGGCGGCCAAATGCTGCTGCCGGTGCTCCCGGGGCCGCCCGAGCCCGGCGCGTTCACGGTCGACCGGGACGGCGGGGTGCTGCGCCACGGGGAGCTGGAGTTCCCGCTGCGGGAGGGCACGGCGGGGCTGGCCGCGCCGGAGCTGCTGGCCGCGCAGTGGTACCGGCCGGCCTGGTGGCGGGAGGCCCGGACGGGCCTCAACTACCGGCGGTTCTTCACGATCTCGGAGCTGATCGGGGTCCGGGTGGAGGACCCCGACGTGTTCGCGGCGACGCACGCGAAGGTGCTGGAGCTGGTCCGGGACGGGGTGGCCGGGGGGCTGCGGATCGACCACGTGGACGGGCTGGCGGACCCGGAGGGGTACCTGCGGCGGCTGCGGGCGGCGGTGGGCGGGGGCTGCTGGGTGGTGGTGGAGAAGATCCTGGCCCGGCAGGAGCGGCTGCCGCCCGGCTGGCCGGTGGCCGGGACCACCGGGTACGACGCACTGCGCCGGGTGGACGGGGTGTTCACCGACCCGGCGGGCGCCCCCGAACTGACCCGCCGGTACCTGGAGTTCACCGGGACGCCGGACTGGGAACGGACGGCCCGGGCGTGTGCGCGGGAGGTACTGACCGGCGATCTGGCCGCCGAGCTGGCAGCCCTGGAGCGGGCCGCCGGTCCGGAACTCGCGGCCGGAGTACGGGAGGTGCTGATCGCCTATCCGGTCTACCGGCCGTACCCCGGCGAGCCGGAGCTCGACCCGCAGGCCCTGGCGGAGGCCGCCGCGCCGGCCGGCCCGGGCGCGGTGGCCGGCGTACGGGACCTCGTGCTGCGCGATCCCGCCTTCTCGGCGCGCTTCGCCCAGACCTCGGCCGCCCTGCGGGCCAAGTCGCTGGAGGACCGGGCCTTCTACCGGCACGCCCCGCTGCTGTCGGCCACCGAGGTCGGGGGTGACCCCGGGCAACCGGCCCTCCCGCCTGCGGAGTTCCACGCGTACTGCGCCGCGCTCGACCGGGACTGGCCGGGCTCCGGGACGGTGCTGTCCACCCACGACACCAAGCGCAGCGCGGACGTCCGGGCCCGCATCTCCGCGCTCTCCCAGGCACCCGAGCTGATGGGCCGGCCCGCCGGTCCCGATCCCCAACTCGCCTGGGTGGCCCGGCAGACGGCGCTGGGCCTCGGGGAAGTCCCCGAGCGCACCGAGCGCCTCGTACAGGCGCTCCTCAAGGCCGTCCGCGAGGCGGCCCTGCACACGAGCTGGACCGACCAGGACCCGGCGTACGAGGCCTCGGTCGCGGGATACGTCCCGGACCCGGAGGAGCCCGCGGATCCGGCGGAACTGGCGGAGCTGGCCGGGGCGGCCCGGGCGAACCTGCTCGGCATGACCCTGCTGCACCTGGCGATGCCCGGGGTCCCGGAGGTCTACCAGGGCGCCGAGACGGAGTACCGGGCCCTGGTCGACCCCGACAACCGGCGCCCGGCCCGGTTCCCCCGCGAGGCCCTGGCCCGGCTCGACGCGGGGGCCGCGCCGCAGGGGCAGGCGCAGGAGAAGCTCGCGCTGACGGCCGCCCTGCTGCGGCTGCGCCGGGACCGGCCCGAGCTGTTCACCGGCTACGCCCCGCTCGCCGCCCGGGGCCCGGCGGCGGAGCACTGCCTGGCGTTCGCCCGCCCGGCCGGGCTGGTCGCGGCGGCCACCCGGCTCTCGTACCGGCTGGCCGCGGCCGGCGGCTGGCGGGACACCGCCCTGGCCCTCCCGCCGGGGCGGTGGACGGCGCTCCTGGACCGGGGGGCCTCGTACGAGGGCGAGGTCCGGCTGGCGGACCTGCTCTCGGCCCGCCCGGTCGCCGTCCTCCTGCGCGACGGCGGGCCGGGAGACGAGTAG
- a CDS encoding DUF1707 and FHA domain-containing protein, giving the protein MTSSFEFPAFPVPRLSDAERDRALEQLREGAALGKLSHDTFLRRMELALVARRSEDLVVLTADLENRGSGEGPWTRRVFSWVGRASAVSAGVRRAWTAERLPKLLLPHPSARALRIGRDPGNGLRLTDETVSRVHAELGLRDGVWVLTDLGSSNGTTVNGRRVTGSVAVRAGDQIGFGRMNFRLSSS; this is encoded by the coding sequence GTGACGTCCAGTTTCGAGTTCCCCGCCTTCCCGGTACCGCGCCTGTCCGACGCGGAGCGCGACCGGGCGCTGGAGCAGCTCCGCGAGGGTGCGGCCCTCGGGAAGCTGTCCCACGACACGTTCCTGCGCCGTATGGAACTCGCCCTGGTCGCCCGCCGCTCCGAGGACCTCGTGGTCCTCACCGCCGACCTCGAGAACCGCGGGAGCGGCGAAGGCCCCTGGACGCGTCGCGTCTTCTCCTGGGTGGGCCGCGCCTCGGCCGTGTCCGCCGGCGTCCGGCGGGCGTGGACCGCCGAGCGGCTGCCCAAACTGCTGCTGCCGCACCCGAGCGCGCGGGCCCTGCGGATCGGCCGCGACCCCGGCAACGGGCTGCGGCTCACCGACGAGACCGTGTCCCGGGTGCACGCCGAGCTCGGACTGCGCGACGGGGTGTGGGTGCTCACCGACCTCGGCTCCTCCAACGGCACCACGGTCAACGGACGCCGGGTGACCGGCTCGGTGGCGGTCCGAGCCGGGGACCAGATCGGCTTCGGCCGGATGAACTTCCGGCTGTCCTCGAGCTAG
- a CDS encoding GNAT family N-acetyltransferase, producing MEHGDPKDSQEHRPAVRPARPEDLPRLVELVHEHVAYEKSAPRPADLADRLGPQLFAEGARLWVLLAEAPDGSVAGYAACSAEFAFWDARHYLHMDCLYLAEEARGHGLGAALMDGVAGLARELGLDQVQWQTPDWNEGAIRFYDRLGATGAPKRRYTLPVPAVPAVPAGAPAAATH from the coding sequence ATGGAACACGGAGACCCGAAGGACTCGCAGGAACACCGGCCCGCCGTGCGCCCCGCGCGCCCCGAGGACCTGCCCCGCCTCGTCGAACTCGTCCACGAGCACGTCGCGTACGAGAAGTCCGCGCCCCGGCCCGCGGACCTGGCCGACCGGCTCGGGCCGCAACTGTTCGCCGAGGGCGCCCGCCTGTGGGTGCTGCTGGCCGAGGCGCCGGACGGCTCGGTCGCCGGATATGCCGCCTGCTCGGCCGAGTTCGCGTTCTGGGACGCCCGGCACTACCTCCACATGGACTGCCTCTACCTCGCCGAGGAGGCCCGCGGGCACGGCCTCGGCGCCGCCCTGATGGACGGCGTGGCAGGCCTCGCCCGCGAGCTCGGCCTCGACCAGGTCCAGTGGCAGACCCCGGACTGGAACGAGGGCGCGATCCGCTTCTACGACCGGCTCGGCGCCACGGGCGCGCCCAAGCGCCGGTACACGCTGCCCGTACCTGCCGTACCTGCCGTTCCCGCCGGAGCGCCCGCAGCCGCTACGCATTGA
- a CDS encoding CTP synthase C-terminal region-related (seleno)protein — MTTARTTSRATSRATSPATARTTRPARVALVGDRSPHVKSHTRVPALLDALASRDGLVLDAYWIPTGDAAAEAASGALARFDAVWLLPGSPYASEAGALAAIRVAREEGIPFLGTCGGFQHALLEYARSVCGLAGVAHAENDPGAEDLLIAPLACSLVGHEGLVRAEPGSLAESVLGAERSMERYHCSYGPEPRYLPVLTAHGLRLSGHDEDGQARIAELPGHPFFLATLFQPELSGDGKRPHPVVKALAAAAVARAAAG; from the coding sequence ATGACCACTGCACGGACCACCTCACGGGCCACCTCACGGGCCACCTCACCGGCCACTGCACGGACGACCCGGCCCGCCCGGGTCGCCCTCGTCGGCGACCGCTCCCCGCACGTGAAGTCCCACACCCGCGTCCCCGCGCTGCTCGACGCCCTCGCCTCCCGTGACGGGCTCGTCCTCGACGCGTACTGGATCCCCACCGGCGACGCCGCGGCCGAGGCCGCCTCCGGGGCCCTGGCCCGGTTCGACGCGGTCTGGCTGCTGCCCGGCAGCCCGTACGCCAGCGAGGCGGGGGCGCTCGCCGCGATCCGGGTCGCGCGGGAGGAGGGCATCCCGTTCCTCGGGACCTGCGGCGGCTTCCAGCACGCGCTGCTGGAGTACGCCCGCTCGGTCTGCGGGCTGGCCGGCGTCGCGCACGCCGAGAACGACCCGGGGGCCGAGGACCTGCTGATCGCGCCGCTCGCCTGTTCGCTCGTCGGCCACGAGGGCCTCGTACGGGCCGAGCCCGGGTCGCTCGCCGAGTCCGTGCTCGGCGCGGAGCGGTCCATGGAGCGCTACCACTGCAGCTACGGTCCGGAGCCGCGGTACCTGCCGGTGCTCACCGCCCACGGGCTGCGGCTGTCGGGGCACGACGAGGACGGGCAGGCGCGCATCGCGGAGCTGCCGGGACATCCCTTCTTCCTGGCGACGCTGTTCCAGCCCGAGCTGTCCGGGGACGGAAAGCGCCCGCACCCCGTCGTGAAGGCGCTCGCGGCGGCGGCCGTCGCGCGTGCCGCGGCCGGATAA
- a CDS encoding M24 family metallopeptidase — protein sequence MDLEPDPFTHADYAARMAAAAQSAADAGLAGLLIAPGPDLAHLTGYRPIDTERLTVLVLAAGQEPVLVVPALEAPDAAKAPAAPALTLRDWADGKNPYGVTAPLLDVGGRFGVSDNTWAMHLLGLQRELPATSYAPLTDVLPMLRAVKDQRELERLAAAGAAADAAYAQILKVPFAGRRETDIAADLAALLREHGHSQVDFTVVGSGPNGANPHHEAGERTIGHGDMVVLDFGGLKHGYGSDISRTVHVGEPSAEEQRVHDIVRQAQQTASAAVRPGIACQDVDRAARAVITEFGYGDRFIHRTGHGIGVTTHEPPYMVEGEEQPLVPGMCFSVEPGIYLPGRFGVRIEDIVTVTEDGGRSFNNAPRELAVVE from the coding sequence ATGGACCTCGAACCCGATCCGTTCACGCACGCCGACTACGCCGCCCGGATGGCCGCCGCCGCACAGAGCGCCGCCGATGCCGGGCTGGCCGGGCTGCTCATCGCCCCCGGGCCCGACCTCGCCCACCTCACCGGCTACCGGCCGATCGACACCGAGCGGCTGACCGTGCTCGTGCTCGCCGCCGGGCAGGAGCCCGTCCTCGTCGTGCCCGCCCTGGAAGCCCCCGACGCGGCCAAGGCCCCCGCGGCGCCCGCGCTGACCCTGCGCGACTGGGCCGACGGGAAGAACCCGTACGGAGTCACCGCGCCGCTCCTCGACGTGGGCGGCCGCTTCGGGGTCAGCGACAACACCTGGGCCATGCATCTGCTCGGCCTCCAGCGGGAGTTGCCGGCCACCTCGTACGCCCCCCTCACCGACGTCCTGCCGATGCTCCGCGCGGTCAAGGACCAGCGGGAGCTGGAACGGCTCGCGGCGGCCGGCGCGGCCGCGGACGCGGCGTACGCGCAGATCCTCAAGGTCCCCTTCGCAGGACGCCGGGAGACCGACATCGCCGCCGACCTGGCCGCTCTGCTGCGCGAACACGGCCACTCCCAGGTGGACTTCACGGTCGTCGGCTCCGGCCCCAACGGGGCCAACCCGCACCACGAGGCCGGCGAGCGCACCATCGGGCACGGCGACATGGTGGTCCTCGACTTCGGCGGGCTCAAGCACGGGTACGGCTCCGACATCTCCCGCACCGTGCACGTCGGCGAGCCGAGCGCCGAGGAGCAGCGCGTCCACGACATCGTCCGCCAGGCCCAGCAGACGGCCTCCGCGGCCGTCCGCCCGGGCATCGCCTGCCAGGACGTGGACCGGGCGGCCCGCGCGGTGATCACCGAGTTCGGCTACGGAGACCGGTTCATCCACCGCACGGGCCACGGCATCGGCGTGACCACCCACGAACCCCCGTACATGGTCGAGGGCGAGGAGCAGCCCCTGGTTCCCGGGATGTGCTTCTCCGTGGAGCCCGGCATCTACCTCCCCGGCCGCTTCGGGGTGCGCATCGAGGACATCGTGACGGTCACGGAGGACGGCGGCCGCAGCTTCAACAACGCCCCGCGGGAGCTGGCGGTCGTGGAGTAG